The following are encoded together in the Adhaeribacter arboris genome:
- a CDS encoding glycoside hydrolase family 26 protein, with translation MLKNFLLAIILVLSTFQLVQAQKNKPIDKAATRQTKALYKNLQKLSKKHTLFGHQHATEYGHGWMGEPDRSDVKSVSGSHPAVVGVDFSGFSGRPPAVIQTAKERVRKTVVDTYNRGGVITAAWHFSNPVSPGGFNWVDTVSKPAVRYIIPGGEAHAQYKEILRGIGEWAHTIKGADGKLVPIIFRPYHEFDGGWFWWGKPHASREEFISLWRFTVSYLRDSLQVHNFIYAFSPDNKFRTETQYLERYPGDEWVDMVGVDNYGDMGRNRFAPDTAALKLKVVSDYAQKAGKLAAFTETGLESIPDSTWWTNMLLKTMKTYPLQLTYVLVWRNDMRSPTHFYAPFPGQVSVPNFLKFYRDPYTLFEKDLKNIYRRKFLGIF, from the coding sequence ATGTTGAAGAATTTTTTGTTAGCTATCATTTTAGTTTTATCCACTTTTCAGTTAGTTCAGGCACAAAAGAATAAACCTATTGATAAGGCAGCAACCCGGCAAACCAAAGCTTTATACAAAAATCTGCAGAAACTTTCGAAAAAACATACTTTATTTGGTCACCAGCACGCCACCGAATACGGGCATGGGTGGATGGGCGAGCCTGATCGTTCGGACGTAAAATCAGTTTCGGGTTCGCATCCGGCGGTAGTTGGGGTAGACTTTAGCGGTTTTTCCGGACGACCGCCGGCGGTTATTCAAACGGCCAAAGAGCGGGTTAGAAAAACCGTTGTAGATACCTATAACCGGGGAGGCGTTATTACAGCGGCCTGGCATTTTTCCAATCCAGTGTCGCCGGGAGGTTTTAACTGGGTCGATACCGTATCGAAACCAGCCGTGCGGTATATTATTCCCGGCGGGGAAGCGCACGCGCAGTACAAAGAAATTCTGCGGGGGATTGGCGAGTGGGCGCACACAATAAAAGGTGCCGATGGTAAACTAGTACCCATAATTTTCCGGCCTTACCACGAGTTTGATGGCGGTTGGTTTTGGTGGGGAAAACCCCATGCTTCGCGCGAAGAATTTATTTCTTTATGGCGGTTTACCGTTTCGTATTTACGCGACAGCTTACAGGTGCATAACTTTATTTACGCTTTTTCGCCGGATAATAAATTCCGGACCGAAACCCAATACCTCGAACGCTACCCCGGGGATGAATGGGTAGATATGGTAGGCGTAGACAATTACGGCGACATGGGGCGCAACCGCTTTGCGCCGGATACGGCCGCTTTAAAGTTAAAAGTAGTATCGGATTACGCGCAGAAAGCCGGCAAATTAGCGGCCTTCACCGAAACCGGCCTGGAATCTATTCCGGATTCTACCTGGTGGACCAACATGCTCTTGAAAACCATGAAAACCTACCCCCTGCAACTCACCTACGTATTGGTTTGGCGCAACGATATGCGCAGCCCGACGCATTTTTATGCCCCGTTTCCCGGCCAGGTAAGTGTACCTAATTTTCTTAAATTTTACCGCGACCCGTATACTTTATTCGAAAAAGACTTAAAAAATATCTACCGCCGGAAGTTTTTAGGTATCTTCTAA
- the ppk1 gene encoding polyphosphate kinase 1, which yields MNPNKISDQIRKSKYISRDLSWLRFNYRVLDQVKDASKSIFDRLKFLAITSSNLDEFFMIRVGSLYNYIDYGKERVDYSGLRELPFRKKLLELAHRFVNDAYLTFNEELKPLFEKNGFDICNIESLTEVEQKKVDKYFKNTIYPLLTPMMYDNYHGFPLLMNQILIFGVITKTDDENKSQQRLTFVQIPPNLSRFYEIQRKERIIFVPIEEIIRWRIKKLFRNVEIVSVDLFRITRNGDFTLEESDDIDADFIQEIKIKLKTRKKGRVVRLEVEKNSSPFLMKALKERWDIDNANIFTSGNLIDLKGLWQIIKHNQFKDKLFRQPSPVPPFSLPPDANEDLFDYLKERDVLLHHPYNSIEPVVHLLEKAAEDPYVLGIKQTIYRLADQSRVTAALLKAAENGKSVSVLFEVKARFDEERNIKEGERLEKAGCFVIYGVSKYKTHTKMMMIIRKEEEKVTRYVHIGSGNYNEQTSKLYTDISLLTTNEVYAHDVSEFFNVITGHSLPNDYEYLITAPKDMRHQIAELIRTEARNARRGLPSGIVMKMNSLEDKEIIDELYKASKAGVPIKLIVRGICCLRPGRKSLSENISVSSIVGEYLEHTRLFYFHNNNDPKVLGGSADIMVRSFDRRIEALFLIADDQLKKEAITILKYNLKDNQNTYVMREDGAYIKKQEVGEVFNLHQEFYKLTPEKLVDSFSLQKYLQQAVIIPAFKPTDAKSVLQTQLTTDDELSMDDDASLSMDDSSFSIEEIEAASSPEPEADLN from the coding sequence ATGAATCCGAATAAAATTTCCGACCAAATCCGTAAGAGTAAATACATCAGCCGCGACTTAAGCTGGCTGCGTTTTAATTACCGGGTGCTCGACCAGGTAAAAGATGCCTCTAAAAGTATCTTCGACCGGCTCAAGTTTCTGGCAATTACCTCTTCTAACCTCGATGAATTTTTCATGATTCGGGTAGGTAGTTTATACAATTACATCGACTACGGCAAAGAGCGGGTAGATTACTCGGGTTTGCGGGAGTTACCGTTCCGAAAGAAATTACTGGAATTGGCGCACCGGTTTGTAAACGACGCTTACTTAACCTTTAACGAGGAGCTAAAACCTCTTTTTGAAAAAAATGGCTTTGATATCTGTAATATTGAAAGCCTGACGGAAGTGGAACAAAAGAAAGTGGATAAGTATTTTAAAAATACGATTTATCCGCTTTTAACCCCCATGATGTACGATAATTATCATGGCTTTCCGTTGCTCATGAACCAGATTCTGATTTTTGGGGTAATTACCAAAACCGACGACGAAAATAAATCGCAGCAACGGCTTACCTTCGTGCAGATTCCACCTAATTTATCGCGGTTTTACGAAATTCAGCGGAAAGAAAGAATCATATTCGTGCCCATTGAGGAAATTATTCGCTGGCGCATCAAGAAACTTTTCCGCAACGTCGAAATCGTATCCGTCGATTTATTCCGGATTACCCGAAACGGTGATTTTACCCTGGAAGAAAGCGATGATATTGATGCTGATTTTATTCAGGAAATTAAGATAAAATTAAAAACCCGCAAGAAAGGCCGCGTAGTACGCTTGGAAGTAGAAAAAAACTCTTCGCCTTTTCTAATGAAAGCTTTAAAAGAGCGCTGGGACATAGATAACGCCAATATTTTCACCTCGGGTAATCTCATTGACCTGAAAGGACTATGGCAAATAATTAAGCATAACCAATTTAAAGATAAACTTTTCCGGCAGCCTTCGCCGGTACCGCCTTTTTCGTTGCCACCGGATGCGAACGAAGATTTATTTGATTATTTGAAAGAACGCGATGTGCTGCTGCATCACCCGTACAACTCGATTGAGCCGGTAGTGCATTTACTCGAAAAAGCGGCCGAAGATCCGTACGTACTGGGAATTAAGCAAACTATCTACCGTTTAGCCGATCAATCGCGGGTAACGGCCGCTTTACTGAAAGCCGCCGAAAATGGCAAAAGTGTATCGGTGTTGTTTGAGGTAAAAGCCCGTTTCGACGAAGAACGAAACATTAAAGAAGGTGAACGTCTGGAAAAAGCCGGCTGCTTTGTTATTTATGGGGTGAGTAAGTATAAAACGCACACCAAAATGATGATGATAATCCGCAAGGAAGAAGAAAAGGTAACCCGGTACGTACACATTGGCAGCGGTAATTACAACGAACAAACGAGTAAATTATACACCGATATTAGCTTACTCACCACCAATGAGGTGTATGCCCACGACGTTTCGGAGTTTTTTAACGTAATTACCGGCCACTCGCTGCCCAACGATTATGAGTATTTAATTACGGCTCCGAAAGACATGCGGCACCAGATTGCCGAACTTATTCGCACCGAGGCGCGTAATGCCCGGCGGGGATTACCCAGCGGCATTGTGATGAAAATGAACTCGCTGGAAGACAAAGAAATAATTGACGAATTGTACAAAGCCTCTAAAGCCGGGGTACCCATAAAATTAATTGTCCGGGGTATTTGCTGTTTGCGGCCCGGCCGGAAATCGTTGAGCGAAAATATTTCGGTTTCGTCTATTGTGGGCGAGTACCTGGAGCATACCCGTTTATTCTATTTTCATAATAACAACGATCCGAAAGTACTGGGCGGCAGCGCCGATATCATGGTGCGTAGTTTTGATCGCCGCATCGAAGCTTTGTTTCTGATTGCAGATGATCAACTGAAAAAAGAAGCCATCACGATTCTGAAATATAATTTAAAAGATAACCAGAATACCTACGTGATGCGCGAAGATGGAGCCTACATTAAAAAACAGGAGGTCGGCGAAGTATTTAATCTGCACCAGGAATTTTATAAGTTAACCCCCGAAAAACTGGTCGATAGCTTTTCTTTGCAAAAGTATTTGCAGCAAGCCGTTATTATTCCTGCGTTCAAGCCTACCGATGCGAAGAGTGTTCTCCAAACGCAGTTGACAACGGATGATGAATTAAGTATGGACGATGATGCATCGCTTTCTATGGATGATTCTTCGTTTTCGATTGAAGAAATAGAAGCTGCCTCTAGTCCGGAACCCGAGGCAGATTTAAATTAA
- a CDS encoding winged helix-turn-helix transcriptional regulator, with the protein MLINNKEMVFKIEDRTYHCALDVTMNYIGGKWKSVVLWYLLRQTRRFSELKKLIPSITEKMLSLQLKELEKDGIVERTVYPQVPPKVEYALTDFGRELTPVIEAMAKWGRQTGKKRGELVEQVSRKAKSK; encoded by the coding sequence ATGTTGATCAATAATAAAGAAATGGTCTTTAAAATTGAAGATCGCACCTATCATTGTGCTTTGGATGTAACCATGAATTATATAGGTGGTAAATGGAAATCGGTGGTGCTGTGGTATCTTTTACGCCAAACCCGCCGCTTCTCTGAACTCAAGAAACTCATTCCATCTATCACCGAAAAGATGTTGAGCCTGCAGTTAAAAGAATTAGAAAAAGATGGAATTGTGGAACGTACGGTTTACCCGCAAGTGCCGCCCAAAGTAGAATACGCGTTAACTGATTTTGGCCGGGAGCTAACCCCGGTAATTGAAGCAATGGCAAAATGGGGGCGCCAAACCGGTAAAAAAAGAGGGGAATTAGTGGAGCAAGTAAGCCGAAAAGCAAAGTCTAAATGA
- a CDS encoding alpha/beta hydrolase family protein — MKKYTKLVSWWFLICVLLLGSCQQDDSDNNVTPEPDGSELFVSADVKSTISKTILQGYALTAGYGRFLPAIKYDVTFYKFTYKTTYKDNPIEVSGLLAIPQNTPNPPAIVSAQHGTMFADADAPSNFPASFTGFELFAAAGYITLIPDFIGYGVSQNTFHPYYDQKYSALTVVDMLKAAKWYLKDANIAANNNLFLVGYSEGGYVTMAAQKEIETNPAHKLTLTAVAAGAGGYDLTGMLSGIATTTTYVNPSFLAFIIQAYNTTYDWKRPLTDFFQEPYATNIPTLFDGTKEIDAINQGLTTSPAALFNPTFYANLQNPTGEQALKKALTDNSFLDWVPKSPTRLYHGTADESVFYSTSESTYNRFKAAGATNVEFFPIEGGMHRTSIEPMMTNALPWIESLNK, encoded by the coding sequence ATGAAAAAGTATACAAAACTAGTAAGCTGGTGGTTCCTCATTTGCGTGTTGCTTTTGGGAAGTTGCCAGCAAGATGATTCAGACAATAACGTAACGCCCGAACCCGACGGCAGTGAGCTTTTTGTATCCGCCGATGTAAAGAGCACTATTTCTAAAACCATTTTGCAAGGCTATGCCCTTACCGCCGGATACGGTCGGTTCTTGCCGGCTATTAAGTACGACGTTACTTTTTACAAATTTACCTACAAAACTACTTACAAAGATAATCCGATAGAAGTATCGGGTTTATTGGCCATCCCGCAAAATACGCCCAATCCGCCGGCTATCGTTAGCGCCCAGCACGGCACCATGTTCGCCGATGCCGATGCGCCTTCTAATTTTCCGGCCAGTTTTACGGGCTTCGAGTTATTTGCGGCAGCGGGATACATTACGCTTATTCCGGATTTTATCGGCTACGGGGTTTCTCAAAACACGTTCCATCCTTACTACGATCAGAAGTACTCGGCCTTAACGGTGGTAGATATGTTGAAAGCGGCAAAATGGTATTTAAAAGACGCCAATATAGCGGCTAACAATAACTTATTTTTAGTGGGTTATTCCGAAGGCGGCTACGTAACTATGGCGGCCCAGAAGGAAATTGAAACGAATCCCGCGCATAAATTAACCTTAACGGCCGTAGCTGCCGGAGCCGGCGGCTACGATTTAACCGGCATGTTGTCGGGTATTGCCACCACTACCACTTACGTTAATCCGTCATTCCTGGCTTTTATTATTCAGGCTTACAATACTACTTACGACTGGAAACGACCTTTAACTGATTTTTTTCAGGAACCTTATGCTACTAATATTCCAACTTTATTCGATGGCACCAAGGAAATTGACGCCATTAACCAAGGTCTTACTACCAGTCCGGCCGCCTTATTTAATCCCACTTTTTACGCCAACTTGCAGAATCCTACCGGCGAACAAGCCTTAAAAAAAGCTTTAACCGATAACAGCTTCCTGGATTGGGTACCGAAAAGCCCGACCCGCTTGTATCACGGCACCGCCGACGAATCCGTTTTTTACTCCACTTCTGAAAGTACCTATAACCGGTTTAAAGCGGCCGGAGCCACCAATGTAGAGTTTTTCCCGATTGAAGGCGGCATGCACCGCACCAGCATCGAACCCATGATGACCAATGCGCTACCCTGGATAGAGTCGTTAAATAAGTAA
- a CDS encoding ammonium transporter has product MSTDGIIAGDVAWMLGAAGLVLLMTPGLALFYGGMVSAKNMISTMLQSFICMGIISVLWVVVGFSLAFGDSIGGLIGDPRTYFMFRGILESKPWTLASTIPLVLFAFFQLKFAVIAPALITGSFSERIRFTSYILFVCLFSMFIYAPIAHWTWHPDGILFKMGVLDFAGGTVVHISAGCAALAAALYLGQRKTGELHTTPANIPYVLLGTGLLWFGWFGFNAGSAVGANILAAIALATTNTAAASAGFAWILFDAVKGKKPSALGFCIGSVVGLVAITPAAGFVTIPNSIFIGTAASLISNMVVAWRAKSSIDDTLDVFPCHGVGAIVGTLLTGVFAHQAINPANTTGNGLLYGETKLFLMHLAALGIVIGFSFFGSLILLKITDLISPLGVTREEEMAGLDLTQHGEQVLVTV; this is encoded by the coding sequence ATGTCTACGGACGGAATTATTGCCGGAGATGTAGCTTGGATGTTGGGAGCAGCTGGTTTGGTTTTACTCATGACGCCCGGATTGGCTTTGTTTTACGGTGGTATGGTAAGCGCCAAAAACATGATCTCTACCATGCTGCAAAGCTTTATTTGCATGGGTATCATTAGTGTATTGTGGGTAGTGGTAGGTTTTAGTTTAGCGTTCGGCGATTCTATCGGCGGGCTTATTGGTGATCCCCGGACCTACTTTATGTTCCGCGGTATTTTGGAAAGTAAACCCTGGACTTTAGCCAGTACTATTCCGCTGGTATTATTCGCTTTTTTTCAATTGAAATTTGCGGTTATTGCGCCGGCTCTTATTACCGGCTCTTTCTCGGAACGAATTCGTTTTACTTCGTACATTCTGTTTGTTTGCTTATTCAGCATGTTTATTTACGCTCCCATTGCCCATTGGACCTGGCACCCGGATGGCATTTTGTTTAAAATGGGCGTATTAGATTTTGCGGGTGGCACGGTAGTTCATATTTCCGCGGGTTGTGCCGCATTGGCTGCGGCTCTTTACTTAGGTCAGCGTAAAACCGGGGAATTGCATACCACGCCAGCTAACATTCCTTACGTATTACTTGGTACCGGTTTGCTTTGGTTCGGTTGGTTTGGCTTTAACGCGGGTTCAGCGGTGGGAGCTAATATTCTGGCGGCCATTGCTCTGGCAACCACCAACACGGCCGCCGCTTCCGCAGGTTTTGCCTGGATATTATTTGATGCCGTAAAAGGTAAAAAACCTTCGGCTTTGGGTTTTTGCATTGGTTCGGTGGTAGGTTTAGTAGCTATTACCCCGGCGGCTGGATTTGTTACCATTCCAAACAGCATTTTTATTGGTACTGCCGCCAGTCTTATTAGCAATATGGTAGTAGCCTGGCGGGCAAAATCTTCCATCGATGATACTTTGGATGTGTTTCCTTGTCATGGCGTGGGCGCTATTGTGGGTACGCTCTTAACTGGTGTTTTTGCGCATCAAGCCATTAATCCGGCCAACACTACCGGCAACGGTTTGCTGTACGGCGAAACTAAATTATTCCTGATGCACTTAGCCGCACTAGGCATTGTGATTGGGTTCTCTTTCTTTGGCTCATTAATTCTTTTAAAAATCACTGATTTGATATCGCCACTGGGAGTAACCCGCGAAGAAGAAATGGCGGGATTAGATTTAACCCAACACGGTGAACAAGTGCTGGTGACAGTTTAA
- the gyrB gene encoding DNA topoisomerase (ATP-hydrolyzing) subunit B, giving the protein MSEVQERKVSEYSADSIQVLEGLEAVRKRPAMYIGDIGIKGLHHLVWEVVDNSIDEALAGYCDTIDVAINTDNSITVSDNGRGIPTDFHQKEGRSALEVVMTVLHAGGKFDKDSYKVSGGLHGVGVSCVNALSTDLKVTVCRNGKKYEQAYKIGIPQYEVREIGETEDHGTTVQFKPDDSIFTTTEYKYDTIASRLRELSFLNKGIRINLKDLRELDADGKPLAESFYSEGGLREFVAYLEETRENLIPEPIYVESEKNNIPIEIALQYNSSYTENIFSYVNNINTIEGGTHVAGFRRALTRTLKAYADRSGMLEKAKVDIQGDDFREGLTAVISVKVQEPQFEGQTKTKLGNSDVMGAVDTAVGEMLNQFLEENPREARIIIQKVVLAAQARYAARKAREMVQRKSVLSGTGLPGKLADCADSEPANCEIYLVEGDSAGGSAKQGRDRKFQAILPLRGKILNVEKAQEHRIYENEEIKNMITALGVSFGTPEDHKALNMEKLRYHRVIIMTDADIDGSHIRTLILTFFFRYMRELIDNGYIYIALPPLYLVKKGKEERYCWTEQDRIEAIQELGKGKEDSVGVQRYKGLGEMNPEQLWTTTMRPETRSLKQVTIESAAEADHLFSMLMGDEVAPRRDFIERNAKYANIDA; this is encoded by the coding sequence ATGAGTGAAGTTCAAGAAAGAAAAGTTTCCGAATACTCGGCAGATAGTATACAAGTTTTAGAAGGTTTAGAAGCTGTCCGCAAACGGCCGGCCATGTATATTGGCGATATTGGTATAAAAGGTCTTCATCATTTAGTTTGGGAGGTAGTGGATAATAGTATTGATGAGGCTTTGGCCGGTTACTGCGATACCATTGATGTAGCCATTAATACCGATAATTCCATCACTGTTTCAGACAATGGCCGGGGTATTCCCACGGACTTTCACCAGAAAGAAGGCCGCTCGGCTTTAGAAGTGGTTATGACCGTGCTGCACGCTGGTGGTAAATTTGATAAAGACAGTTACAAGGTATCGGGTGGTTTACACGGGGTGGGGGTATCCTGCGTAAATGCGCTTTCCACGGATTTAAAAGTAACCGTTTGCCGCAACGGTAAAAAATACGAACAAGCCTATAAAATAGGTATTCCGCAGTACGAGGTGCGGGAAATTGGCGAAACCGAAGACCATGGTACCACCGTACAATTTAAGCCGGACGATAGCATTTTCACTACTACCGAATATAAATACGATACCATTGCCAGCCGCTTACGCGAGCTTTCTTTTTTAAATAAAGGCATTCGCATTAACCTGAAAGATTTACGGGAGCTAGACGCGGATGGCAAACCCTTAGCCGAATCGTTTTACTCCGAAGGTGGGCTGCGGGAGTTTGTGGCTTATTTAGAAGAAACCCGCGAGAATCTGATTCCGGAACCGATTTACGTTGAAAGCGAAAAAAATAATATTCCGATCGAGATTGCCTTACAGTATAATTCCTCTTATACCGAGAATATTTTTTCGTACGTAAACAACATTAACACCATTGAAGGGGGTACCCACGTAGCCGGTTTCCGGCGGGCGCTTACCCGTACTTTAAAAGCATATGCCGACCGTTCCGGAATGCTGGAAAAAGCAAAAGTAGATATTCAGGGCGATGACTTCCGGGAAGGTTTAACGGCCGTTATTTCGGTAAAAGTACAAGAACCTCAGTTTGAAGGGCAGACGAAAACCAAACTGGGTAACTCCGATGTAATGGGCGCTGTGGATACGGCCGTAGGCGAAATGCTGAACCAGTTCCTGGAAGAAAACCCTCGCGAGGCCCGTATAATAATTCAAAAAGTAGTATTAGCGGCCCAAGCTCGGTACGCAGCCCGCAAAGCCCGGGAAATGGTGCAGCGTAAAAGCGTTTTATCGGGTACTGGTTTACCTGGTAAACTGGCCGACTGCGCCGACTCGGAACCCGCTAACTGCGAAATTTACCTGGTAGAGGGTGATTCAGCGGGTGGCTCGGCAAAACAAGGCCGTGATCGTAAATTTCAGGCTATTCTGCCCTTGCGCGGTAAAATTCTAAACGTAGAAAAAGCGCAGGAACACCGCATTTACGAAAACGAAGAAATTAAGAACATGATTACGGCCTTAGGCGTTTCTTTTGGCACCCCCGAAGATCATAAGGCTCTGAACATGGAGAAACTGCGTTATCACCGCGTTATTATTATGACGGATGCGGATATTGACGGTTCCCACATCCGGACCTTAATTTTAACGTTCTTTTTCCGGTATATGCGCGAGTTAATCGACAATGGATATATCTATATTGCCTTGCCGCCGCTTTATTTGGTAAAAAAAGGAAAAGAAGAGCGTTATTGCTGGACGGAACAAGACCGCATAGAAGCCATTCAGGAACTAGGTAAAGGGAAAGAAGACAGCGTGGGCGTACAACGTTATAAAGGTTTGGGAGAAATGAATCCGGAACAACTTTGGACCACTACTATGCGCCCCGAGACCCGGAGTTTAAAACAAGTAACCATTGAGTCGGCGGCCGAAGCGGATCATTTATTTTCGATGCTGATGGGCGACGAAGTAGCTCCCCGCCGCGATTTTATTGAACGTAACGCCAAGTATGCCAATATCGATGCCTGA
- a CDS encoding Ppx/GppA phosphatase family protein, with translation MKIAAIDIGSNAIRCQISNVFIYEGGPVFKRLEYIRYPMKLGEDVFATGYISEARETKFIKLLHALKLLMEVHEVEHYLICATSAMRMAQNAQEIIKRVYELLDMRIEVIDGFSEAEYINKVIHNLLDDKNYLHIDVGGGSTEFNVYVDHQKVASQSFELGSIRQLQRDGRSEMWEVMKEWVKNNTHKNHVTRAIGTGGNINKIYELAGKKTGKPIFKKQIEDIVDQLENMTMEERQSVLLLNPDRADVIVPAARIYLSAMNWARVESMLVPTVGLKDGMLQALYERHRAEVTPV, from the coding sequence TTGAAAATTGCCGCGATAGATATTGGTTCCAATGCCATTCGGTGCCAGATTTCCAATGTTTTTATTTATGAAGGAGGTCCTGTTTTTAAACGGCTGGAATACATTCGTTATCCTATGAAACTAGGCGAAGATGTATTTGCCACCGGTTATATTTCGGAAGCCCGCGAAACAAAATTTATTAAACTTCTTCATGCCCTTAAATTACTCATGGAAGTGCACGAAGTAGAACATTACCTAATTTGCGCTACCTCCGCCATGCGAATGGCCCAAAACGCACAGGAAATAATTAAACGGGTGTATGAGTTACTCGACATGCGGATTGAGGTAATTGACGGTTTTAGCGAGGCGGAGTACATTAACAAAGTAATTCATAATTTACTGGACGATAAAAATTACCTGCACATTGATGTGGGTGGGGGCAGCACCGAGTTTAACGTCTACGTCGATCACCAGAAAGTAGCCTCCCAGTCTTTTGAGTTAGGCTCCATCCGGCAATTACAGCGCGATGGCCGGAGTGAAATGTGGGAAGTTATGAAAGAATGGGTAAAAAATAATACGCACAAAAACCACGTTACCCGCGCCATTGGTACGGGAGGTAATATTAATAAAATTTACGAGCTAGCTGGTAAAAAAACGGGTAAACCTATCTTTAAAAAGCAGATTGAAGATATCGTGGACCAATTAGAAAATATGACCATGGAAGAACGGCAGAGCGTTTTATTGCTCAACCCCGACCGGGCGGACGTAATTGTGCCAGCGGCCCGCATCTATCTTTCAGCCATGAACTGGGCGCGGGTAGAAAGTATGCTGGTACCTACTGTAGGATTAAAAGATGGTATGCTGCAAGCTCTTTATGAAAGGCATCGAGCAGAAGTAACTCCAGTTTAA
- a CDS encoding IS1 family transposase yields the protein MFEVQIKINCPHCQSSKVVKNGKKKNGSQNLLCRNCQKQFQPIYRYRGADPTTKRLIRRLLERNNGVRDIEKLLEVSRKCVLSNLCRQGNALKIQPTQKHYRSVQIDEVWSFVGKRKKGKYWLLYAYCPQTDEVLAYSCGGRSAKTVRQLLKKLKGVEIEQYCTDHWKAFAQVIPPTKHTIGKAYTKNIEGVNTCIRARNRRFVRKTTCFSKKKENHLASLNLMFDYRNRHKAKHHTL from the coding sequence ATGTTCGAAGTTCAGATCAAAATAAACTGTCCCCACTGCCAGAGCAGCAAGGTAGTAAAAAATGGCAAGAAAAAGAATGGTTCTCAGAACCTTCTATGTCGTAATTGCCAGAAGCAATTTCAGCCAATATATCGCTATAGAGGAGCGGATCCGACTACCAAGCGGTTGATACGGCGTCTTCTGGAAAGAAATAATGGTGTTCGTGACATTGAAAAGTTGCTGGAAGTGAGTAGAAAGTGTGTGCTAAGCAACTTGTGCCGACAGGGGAATGCCCTTAAGATTCAACCAACCCAAAAGCATTATAGATCCGTACAGATCGATGAAGTCTGGAGCTTTGTCGGAAAGCGCAAGAAAGGAAAATACTGGTTGTTGTATGCTTACTGTCCCCAAACAGATGAAGTACTGGCTTATAGTTGTGGCGGCCGAAGCGCTAAAACAGTACGCCAGCTACTCAAAAAGCTAAAAGGAGTGGAAATAGAACAATATTGTACTGATCATTGGAAAGCGTTTGCTCAGGTAATCCCCCCGACAAAGCACACGATAGGAAAAGCTTACACTAAAAACATAGAAGGCGTGAATACTTGCATCAGAGCCAGAAACAGACGGTTCGTCAGAAAAACAACCTGCTTCTCCAAAAAGAAGGAAAACCATTTAGCAAGTCTAAACCTGATGTTTGACTATCGCAATAGACATAAAGCCAAACATCATACTTTGTAG
- a CDS encoding NADPH-dependent F420 reductase — MKIAVLGTGVVGQTIAGKLIQLGHLVIMGSRSATNEKAVSWATQNGERASVGTFAEAATFGEIIFLATKGDVTLEIIQQAKPENFSNKTVIDISNPLDFSNGFPPALSISNTNSLAEKVQKAIPEAYVVKTLNTLTAQLMVEPSRLPEETHIFLSGNHAAGKEQARALLQEFGWQNQTIIDLGDITTARGTEQFLPLWVRLYGALGTPNFNFKLVRESK; from the coding sequence ATGAAAATAGCAGTTTTAGGTACGGGGGTGGTTGGCCAAACCATTGCCGGCAAATTAATTCAATTAGGCCACCTTGTTATAATGGGCTCCCGGTCGGCTACCAACGAAAAAGCAGTAAGTTGGGCGACCCAAAACGGAGAAAGAGCTTCGGTGGGTACTTTTGCCGAGGCAGCAACTTTTGGCGAAATTATTTTTCTAGCTACTAAAGGCGACGTTACCCTGGAGATTATTCAACAGGCAAAGCCCGAAAATTTTAGCAACAAAACCGTCATCGACATTTCTAATCCGCTCGATTTTTCTAATGGTTTTCCGCCTGCCTTATCTATCAGTAATACTAATTCGCTCGCCGAAAAAGTGCAAAAAGCAATTCCCGAGGCCTACGTGGTAAAAACTTTAAATACTTTAACCGCTCAATTAATGGTGGAACCCAGCCGTTTACCCGAAGAAACGCATATATTTTTAAGCGGAAACCATGCCGCCGGCAAAGAACAGGCACGAGCGCTGCTGCAAGAGTTTGGCTGGCAAAATCAAACTATTATTGATTTAGGCGACATCACCACGGCCCGCGGTACCGAACAATTTCTACCGCTTTGGGTACGGCTGTATGGGGCGTTGGGAACACCCAACTTTAATTTTAAGCTGGTACGCGAATCAAAATAA